The following are from one region of the Geothermobacter ehrlichii genome:
- a CDS encoding glycosyltransferase family 10 domain-containing protein has translation MTRAVKCIAAVDSQRDFIENILAFVDDRYDFVWTDGHKADYVFHSIDGYDVLKCPGVRIFVTGENVTPDFAVSDYAMAFEKLSFADRYVWLPLIRLYRRDYAALLRPRKNPDEVARQKTDFCAYVMSNTRNSAEERVRIFELLSQYRQVNSGGSWRNNVGGPVTDKHAFQARHKFAIAFENCSHPGYLTEKFAQAAAVDAIPIYWGDPDIANIFNPRAFVNCHQFASLEAVVEEVRRIDQDEELYKSMLAQPWFRDGREPESLRAQTYATFLANIFDQPLPLAFRRNRSRWGLKRERQLYDMYHRPQMQAYRQMRRAWRRFWRLFLPRRKKY, from the coding sequence ATGACCAGAGCCGTCAAATGCATAGCCGCCGTCGATTCCCAACGGGATTTTATCGAAAACATTCTCGCGTTCGTCGACGACCGCTATGATTTCGTGTGGACCGACGGCCATAAGGCCGACTATGTCTTTCACTCCATCGACGGTTATGATGTACTGAAATGTCCCGGCGTGCGGATCTTCGTCACCGGCGAAAACGTCACTCCCGACTTCGCCGTCAGCGACTATGCCATGGCCTTCGAAAAGCTCTCTTTTGCCGACCGGTACGTCTGGCTGCCGCTGATCAGGCTCTACCGCCGGGACTATGCCGCCCTGCTCCGCCCCCGCAAGAATCCCGACGAAGTGGCGCGACAGAAAACCGACTTCTGCGCCTACGTCATGTCCAATACCCGCAACAGTGCCGAGGAGCGGGTCCGCATCTTCGAGCTGCTCTCACAGTACAGGCAGGTTAACTCAGGCGGCAGCTGGCGCAACAACGTCGGCGGTCCGGTGACAGACAAGCATGCCTTTCAGGCCCGACACAAGTTCGCCATCGCCTTCGAAAACTGCTCCCACCCAGGCTACCTGACGGAAAAGTTCGCGCAGGCGGCGGCCGTCGACGCCATCCCCATCTACTGGGGAGACCCGGACATCGCGAACATCTTCAACCCGCGGGCATTCGTCAACTGCCACCAGTTCGCTTCCCTGGAAGCCGTGGTCGAGGAAGTCAGGCGTATCGACCAGGACGAGGAGCTTTACAAAAGCATGCTGGCTCAGCCCTGGTTCCGGGACGGCCGGGAGCCGGAATCTCTGCGGGCGCAGACCTACGCCACCTTTCTCGCCAACATCTTCGACCAGCCCCTGCCGCTGGCCTTTCGCCGCAACCGCAGCCGGTGGGGACTGAAACGGGAACGGCAGCTGTACGACATGTACCACCGACCACAGATGCAGGCCTACCGGCAGATGCGCAGGGCCTGGCGACGGTTCTGGCGCCTGTTTCTGCCGCGCCGAAAAAAGTACTGA
- a CDS encoding glycosyltransferase family 2 protein has translation MLNLNRQKKCKGLFAGLFESFGSTFVKTTSFILVSCLLSNPKGLKTGLVDRSPDAREFFMDLPLHSVCIPAYNHERYILSCLESIRAQTYPRLELTVINDGSRDRTAELRKLFSSVAAIVSSGSNWCEAEQGGLRRVTGCWNWSKGTSFKRLAEATLKRVVDKLNTRPRKCLCYRTPLEVFNETVGGALAT, from the coding sequence TTGCTAAACCTGAACCGGCAAAAAAAGTGTAAGGGCTTGTTTGCCGGATTATTTGAAAGTTTTGGCTCGACGTTTGTAAAAACCACCTCTTTTATCCTCGTTTCATGCCTGTTGTCAAATCCAAAAGGGCTGAAGACGGGTCTCGTAGATCGGTCTCCCGACGCAAGAGAGTTTTTCATGGATCTTCCACTGCATTCCGTCTGTATCCCCGCCTATAATCACGAACGCTACATTCTCTCCTGTCTGGAAAGCATCAGGGCTCAGACCTATCCAAGGCTGGAACTGACCGTCATCAATGACGGCTCCCGGGACCGGACAGCCGAACTGCGGAAGCTTTTCTCGAGCGTTGCCGCCATCGTTTCGAGCGGGTCGAACTGGTGCGAAGCAGAACAGGGGGGGCTCAGACGTGTAACGGGTTGCTGGAATTGGAGCAAGGGGACGAGTTTCAAACGCCTGGCAGAGGCGACTCTGAAACGAGTCGTTGACAAGCTGAACACCCGGCCGAGAAAGTGCCTCTGCTACCGGACACCCCTGGAGGTCTTCAACGAGACTGTGGGTGGTGCACTTGCAACTTGA
- a CDS encoding glycosyltransferase family 10 domain-containing protein, translating into MLDDLPRILPGSREELACPRSNTILITSEPSAVTRYGKAFAGQFARVLTNQEEWALPHPNAIRSQTGNIWFYGKSYDDIKNAPTVPKTELISTVCSSKRQAHTMHARRFDFTWRLKKELPELEIFGHGVRFVEKKYEALDPFKFHLVIENHIAPHLWTEKLADAFLACSVPIYCGCPNVFDYFPEDSLIPINIDDFDGALATIRAVLSREGEYERRLDAVLEARRRVLEDYNLPAMLERIITTDDSPDQKPGGVIYGRRVMRMRHPADFLSFACWKTGNALKKVRTFLG; encoded by the coding sequence GTGCTGGACGACCTCCCGCGCATCCTGCCGGGCAGCCGGGAAGAGCTGGCCTGTCCCCGGAGCAACACCATCCTGATCACCTCTGAGCCTTCCGCCGTCACCCGCTACGGCAAGGCCTTTGCGGGCCAGTTCGCCAGGGTGTTGACCAACCAGGAAGAATGGGCCCTGCCCCATCCCAACGCCATCCGCTCCCAGACCGGCAACATCTGGTTCTACGGCAAGAGCTACGACGACATCAAGAACGCACCGACGGTTCCCAAAACCGAGCTGATCTCGACCGTCTGCTCATCCAAACGGCAGGCCCACACCATGCACGCCCGGCGCTTTGATTTCACCTGGCGGCTGAAAAAGGAACTGCCCGAACTCGAAATCTTCGGCCACGGAGTCAGGTTCGTCGAAAAGAAATACGAGGCTCTCGATCCCTTCAAATTTCACCTGGTGATCGAAAACCACATCGCGCCGCACCTGTGGACCGAGAAACTCGCCGACGCCTTTCTCGCCTGCTCGGTTCCGATCTACTGCGGCTGCCCGAATGTCTTCGACTACTTTCCGGAAGACAGCCTGATTCCGATCAATATCGATGATTTCGACGGCGCCCTGGCGACCATCCGCGCGGTTCTTTCCCGCGAAGGCGAATACGAGCGGCGCCTCGACGCGGTACTGGAAGCGAGAAGGCGCGTCCTCGAGGACTACAACCTGCCCGCCATGCTCGAGCGCATCATAACGACCGACGATTCGCCGGACCAGAAGCCGGGAGGCGTCATCTACGGCCGACGGGTAATGCGGATGCGCCATCCAGCCGACTTTCTCTCCTTTGCGTGCTGGAAAACTGGAAATGCGCTGAAAAAAGTGCGAACATTCCTTGGTTGA